The following are encoded together in the Daucus carota subsp. sativus chromosome 5, DH1 v3.0, whole genome shotgun sequence genome:
- the LOC108219711 gene encoding uncharacterized protein LOC108219711 isoform X1, which translates to MRSAEFWPGEMKPVKAEREELVDDQYGHLHKRSKFSSSPTQQQYESGSNAAFPVAPSQYNPLDEPSPLGLRLRKSPSLLELIQMRLSQGNTAKVGATVKKEQTSGVGFVAAAAASSSNDKLKASNFPGTLLKIGKWEYKSRHEGDLVAKCYFAKHKLVWEVLDGGLKNKIEIQWSDILALKATYADEEPGTLELALSRQPLFFRETNPQPRKHTLWQATSDFTNEQASINRRHYLECPPGLLGKHFEKLIQCDPRLNYLSQQAEITLESPYFEPRVFDELDEGNSKYGRNIDGRPAIFNLQDVPSPSGPQSSSSKNELYDFLGIQSKDFRRETPSPSSALEYGKNEEASGTWELKNLSCWANIKVPGIHPSMSMSDLVSHIENRFTENRSSNNPLSNDEREGLEILDEISKCLFTDSQHAPTSDEKSIMTRVNSLYNLLQKDNGTEKDCNFRSDYSNDMFMMDNKTRREVDCSAPEITNEVAEYSALHGESADISDKTQGPSMSRKDSVGELLLNLPRIASLPHFFCNT; encoded by the exons ATGAGAAGTGCTGAGTTTTGGCCGGGAGAGATGAAGCCCGTTAAGGCTGAGAGAGAGGAATTGGTGGATGATCAGTATGGGCATCTTCATAAGCGATCTAAGTTTAGTTCATCTCCCACG CAACAGCAGTATGAATCAGGAAGTAATGCTGCTTTTCCAGTGGCTCCGTCGCAATATAATCCACTAGACGAGCCTAGTCCGTTAGGGTTGAGGCTTAGAAAGAGCCCGTCTCTTTTGGAGTTGATTCAGATGAGGCTTTCTCAAGGTAATACTGCCAAGGTTGGGGCTACTGTTAAGAAAGAGCAAACAAGTGGTGTTGGttttgttgctgctgctgctgcttctAGTAGCAATGATAAGCTCAAGGCTTCAAATTTCCCTGGTACACTTCTGAAAATTGGGAAATGGGAG TATAAGTCAAGACATGAAGGAGACTTGGTGGCTAAGTGTTACTTTGCAAAGCATAAACTTGTTTGGGAAGTTCTCGATGGAGGTCTTAAGAATAAGATTGAGATTCAGTGGTCTGACATTTTGGCATTGAAAGCAACTTATGCTGATGAGGAACCTGGGACTTTGGAATTAGCg CTATCAAGGCAGCCTCTATTCTTTAGAGAGACAAACCCACAGCCTAGGAAGCATACTTTGTGGCAGGCAACATCAGATTTCACAAATGAGCAAGCAAGCATTAACAG GAGGCATTACTTGGAGTGTCCACCTGGATTGTTGGGAAAGCATTTTGAGAAGCTCATTCAGTGTGATCCTCGTCTGAATTATCTGAGTCAGCAAGCTGAAATTACTCTGGAATCTCCATATTTCGAGCCTAGGGTGTTTGATGAATTGGATGAAGGCAATAGCAAGTATGGTAGGAATATAGATGGTCGGCCTGCCATTTTTAACTTGCAGGATGTGCCATCGCCTTCTGGTCCTCAATCTTCGTCCTCAAAGAATGAATTATACGATTTCCTTGGAATTCAGTCGAAGGACTTCCGTCGAGAAACACCTTCTCCAAGCTCTG CACTGGAATATGGTAAGAATGAAGAAGCTAGTGGAACTTGGGAGCTGAAAAATCTCAGTTGTTGGGCAAACATTAAAGTTCCTGGAATTCACCCTTCAATGTCGATGAGTGATTTAGTGAGCCACATTGAAAATAGGTTTACTGAGAACAGATCATCAAACAATCCTCTGTCCAATGATGAACGCGAAGGTTTAGAGATTTTGGATGAGATAAGCAAGTGTCTGTTTACAGACTCTCAACATGCACCAACATCTGATGAGAAGTCCATCATGACAAGAGTTAATTCTCTATACAACCTTTTGCAAAAAGATAATGGGACAGAGAAAGATTGCAATTTTAGAAGTGACTATAGCAATGATATGTTTATGATGGATAACAAGACAAGACGCGAGGTGGACTGCTCTGCACCAGAGATTACTAACGAGGTCGCCGAGTATTCAGCACTACATGGGGAATCAGCTGATATATCTGACAAGACACAAGGACCAAGCATGTCCAGGAAGGATTCGGTTGGCGAGCTTCTTCTTAACCTTCCGAGAATAGCATCTTTGCCCCATTTCTTCTGCAACACCTGA
- the LOC108219711 gene encoding uncharacterized protein LOC108219711 isoform X2, producing MRSAEFWPGEMKPVKAEREELVDDQYGHLHKRSKFSSSPTQYESGSNAAFPVAPSQYNPLDEPSPLGLRLRKSPSLLELIQMRLSQGNTAKVGATVKKEQTSGVGFVAAAAASSSNDKLKASNFPGTLLKIGKWEYKSRHEGDLVAKCYFAKHKLVWEVLDGGLKNKIEIQWSDILALKATYADEEPGTLELALSRQPLFFRETNPQPRKHTLWQATSDFTNEQASINRRHYLECPPGLLGKHFEKLIQCDPRLNYLSQQAEITLESPYFEPRVFDELDEGNSKYGRNIDGRPAIFNLQDVPSPSGPQSSSSKNELYDFLGIQSKDFRRETPSPSSALEYGKNEEASGTWELKNLSCWANIKVPGIHPSMSMSDLVSHIENRFTENRSSNNPLSNDEREGLEILDEISKCLFTDSQHAPTSDEKSIMTRVNSLYNLLQKDNGTEKDCNFRSDYSNDMFMMDNKTRREVDCSAPEITNEVAEYSALHGESADISDKTQGPSMSRKDSVGELLLNLPRIASLPHFFCNT from the exons ATGAGAAGTGCTGAGTTTTGGCCGGGAGAGATGAAGCCCGTTAAGGCTGAGAGAGAGGAATTGGTGGATGATCAGTATGGGCATCTTCATAAGCGATCTAAGTTTAGTTCATCTCCCACG CAGTATGAATCAGGAAGTAATGCTGCTTTTCCAGTGGCTCCGTCGCAATATAATCCACTAGACGAGCCTAGTCCGTTAGGGTTGAGGCTTAGAAAGAGCCCGTCTCTTTTGGAGTTGATTCAGATGAGGCTTTCTCAAGGTAATACTGCCAAGGTTGGGGCTACTGTTAAGAAAGAGCAAACAAGTGGTGTTGGttttgttgctgctgctgctgcttctAGTAGCAATGATAAGCTCAAGGCTTCAAATTTCCCTGGTACACTTCTGAAAATTGGGAAATGGGAG TATAAGTCAAGACATGAAGGAGACTTGGTGGCTAAGTGTTACTTTGCAAAGCATAAACTTGTTTGGGAAGTTCTCGATGGAGGTCTTAAGAATAAGATTGAGATTCAGTGGTCTGACATTTTGGCATTGAAAGCAACTTATGCTGATGAGGAACCTGGGACTTTGGAATTAGCg CTATCAAGGCAGCCTCTATTCTTTAGAGAGACAAACCCACAGCCTAGGAAGCATACTTTGTGGCAGGCAACATCAGATTTCACAAATGAGCAAGCAAGCATTAACAG GAGGCATTACTTGGAGTGTCCACCTGGATTGTTGGGAAAGCATTTTGAGAAGCTCATTCAGTGTGATCCTCGTCTGAATTATCTGAGTCAGCAAGCTGAAATTACTCTGGAATCTCCATATTTCGAGCCTAGGGTGTTTGATGAATTGGATGAAGGCAATAGCAAGTATGGTAGGAATATAGATGGTCGGCCTGCCATTTTTAACTTGCAGGATGTGCCATCGCCTTCTGGTCCTCAATCTTCGTCCTCAAAGAATGAATTATACGATTTCCTTGGAATTCAGTCGAAGGACTTCCGTCGAGAAACACCTTCTCCAAGCTCTG CACTGGAATATGGTAAGAATGAAGAAGCTAGTGGAACTTGGGAGCTGAAAAATCTCAGTTGTTGGGCAAACATTAAAGTTCCTGGAATTCACCCTTCAATGTCGATGAGTGATTTAGTGAGCCACATTGAAAATAGGTTTACTGAGAACAGATCATCAAACAATCCTCTGTCCAATGATGAACGCGAAGGTTTAGAGATTTTGGATGAGATAAGCAAGTGTCTGTTTACAGACTCTCAACATGCACCAACATCTGATGAGAAGTCCATCATGACAAGAGTTAATTCTCTATACAACCTTTTGCAAAAAGATAATGGGACAGAGAAAGATTGCAATTTTAGAAGTGACTATAGCAATGATATGTTTATGATGGATAACAAGACAAGACGCGAGGTGGACTGCTCTGCACCAGAGATTACTAACGAGGTCGCCGAGTATTCAGCACTACATGGGGAATCAGCTGATATATCTGACAAGACACAAGGACCAAGCATGTCCAGGAAGGATTCGGTTGGCGAGCTTCTTCTTAACCTTCCGAGAATAGCATCTTTGCCCCATTTCTTCTGCAACACCTGA